AAGTGCGGCACCATGTGCTTGAGCCAATTGGGCGACACGCAGTAATCGGAGTCGATCACCGCGATCACCTCAGCATCCTTGGCAGTATGCGGAATCAGGTAGTTCAGCGCGCCGCCCTTGAAGCCGGCCAGGGGCGCGACGTGGAAGAACTTGAAGCGCGGACCGAGGGTTGCGCAGTAGTCGCGCACCGGTTCCCACACCGCCGGGTCCTTGGTGTTGTTGTCGATGATCAGGACTTCGTAGTCCGGGTAATCGAGCGCCGCCAGGGCATCGAGGGTCTGTTTGACCATCTCCGGCGGCTCGTTGTAGCACGGCACATGGATCGACACTTTGGGGCGGTAGTCCGATTCTCCCTCGACCGGCAGGAATTCACGCCGACGCTTGTGGGTCCACACCGCTTCCGCCAGTTCGTGGGCTTCGGTCAGCAGCACGATAAACACGCCCAGGGCGCCAAGGGCCAGGAGGATACCGACGGTGACGCTGAACCAGGTGCTGTATTGCTGGCTGTAGTCGTAGCCGATCCACACCAGCACCGAACCGCACAGGAACGCAATAAACGTGAGGAAGGTGCGGCCACGCTGGCGCAAAGCCGAGCCGTCGATCATCAGCAATGTCAGGGAGAGCAGGGCCAGCACCACCGAGCCGATGGCCAGTACGCGCCATTGCGGGATCGCGACCACCGGGCCTTCAAAGTTGAATTTCTGCTGGCGCGCAGCGTTGAACACGCCCCAGTAGGCGCCGGCCGAACCTTCGTCGCTGACTTTCCAGGGCTGGTCGAACGCTTCGATCACGAAGTAGTTGAAGCCCTGGCGGTTCAGTTTATTAACCAGTGTACGCAGGTAAACCGCTTGGTCCGCTGGCGACGTTTCATTGCCACCGCGCATGCGCCCGTTGCTCGGCCAGCCAACCTCCGACAGCAGCAACGGCTTTTTCGGGAACAGTTTCTTCAGATCCCTGGCGCGGTCGAGTACGTACTGGCCGGCCTTGTCCATCGGAATAAATTCCCAGAACGGCAGGATGTGCGCGGCAATCAGGTCGACGTGCTTGGCCAGTTGCGGGTTCTTTTCCCAGATATGCCATTGCTCGGAGGTGGTCACCGGCACTTTCACAGCGGCACGCACGCGGTCCAGCAGCACGATCAGCGCTTCGGGGGTGATTTCCTCGCGGAACAGCGCCTCGTTACCGACCACCACCCGTACCACACTGCGTGAGCTGTTGGCGATCTCGATGGCACGCTGGATTTCCCGTTCGTTGCGCTCAAGGTCCGGGCTGATCCAGATCCCCAGGGTTACCCGCAGGCCGAACTCTTCGGCCAGCTTGGGGATATCGCCCAGGGTACCGTCGACCGAGTAGGTGCGGATGTTGTCCGTCAGCTTGCTCATGATCTCGAGGTCGCGACGCATCTGCTCATCGGTCGGATACTGGTCTTTCTGTGGGTATTGGCCTTGCTGGAACGGCGAGTAGGAAAACCCGGAGATCTGTTCAGGCCAGTTGGGGGCGGTGACCGGGCGGTTGATCAACGCCCAGAAACCGGTGAACAGCGCGGCAATTGCCAGCACAATCACCAGGTTGAGTCCAAATTTACGCGATGCCATGGCTATGTCGGGTTCCAAAGGGTGTGGAACGAAAAGAGGTGTCGGCCTACGCCAACCGGCGCGCATCCTACACCGGCCTTTCCCTGAGCGTACAGCGGACAGAGAAAAGCCGGACGTTAGTCAGCGAAAGGCCGTCTAAGTTCTTTACTTGTAGCTTGTCGCTTCGAACTTGTCGCTGTGTAGTCCATAATGCGCGCCGGTTTTTAGGGTAATGGTCATGAGCACAGAAGATCCGAGGTTTGCAGGCGTCGCCCGCTTATATGGCATTGAAGGCCTGGAGCGCTTGAAAGCGGCCCATGTGGCGATCGTCGGCGTCGGTGGCGTGGGCTCGTGGGCGGCGGAAGCCATGGCCCGTTGCGGGGTGGGCGAGATTTCGCTGTTTGACCTGGATGATGTCTGCGTCAGCAACAGCAACCGCCAGTTGCATGCACTGGACAGCACCGTGGGCAAACCCAAGGTCGAGGTGATGGCTGATCGCCTGCGCGGCATCAACCCGGCGTGCACGGTGCATGCGGTGGCGGACTTTGTGACCCGCGACACCATGGCCGAGTACATCACGCCCAATATCGACTGCGTGATCGACTGCATCGACGCGGTCAACGCCAAGGCGGCGCTGATCGCCTGGTGCAAGCGGCGCAAGATCCAGATCATTACCACCGGCGGCGCCGGCGGGCAGATCGACCCCACGCTGATCCAGGTGTGCGACCTGAACCGCACGTTCAATGACCCGCTGGCCTCGAAAGTGCGCTCCACCCTGCGCCGTGACTATGGTTTCTCACGCACGGTGACCCGCCATTACAGCGTGCCCTGTGTGTTTTCCACCGAACAGCTGCGCTATCCCAAGCCGGACGGCAGTATCTGTTTGCAGAAGAGTTTTGTTGGCGACGGAGTGAAGTTGGACTGCGCGGGCGGGTTTGGCGCTGTGATGATGGTCACGGCAACGTTCGGCATGGTGGCGGCGACCAAGGCGGTGGACAAGATTGTGGCCGGGGTGCGCAGGCCGTCTGAGCGGGTCAAGCCCACCTGAATCTCAGGACTTTACGCCGTTCAAAATGTGGGAGGGGGCTTGCCCCCGATAGCGATGGATCAGCCAATAAATCTGTGGCTGACACACCGCATCGGGGGCAAGCCCCCTCCCACATTTAGTGTTGTGTACGGCTTAATTCGCGCATGCGCTGCAAGACCGCATTCAAACCGTTGCTGCGCGACGGTGACAACTGGCGCGACAAGCCCAGTTGATTGAACCACTCAGGCAGATCAACCGCCCGCAACTCAGCGGCCGACAGCCCGTTTACCCGCGCCAACAACAGCGCCACCAATCCACGAATCATCCGCGCGTCGCTGCTCGCGGCAAACTGCCAATGGCCGTGCTGCAAGCGGCCGGTCAGCCACACCAGGCTTTCGCAACCGTTCACCAGGTTGGCGTCGACCTTTTCGTCATCAGCCAGGACGGGCAAACGTTCACCCCATTGCATCAGCATCCGCGCGCGCTGCTCCCAACTGCCAACGGCCTGAAAGGCTTCCAGCGCGGCTTGCGCATCCAGCGGCAAGCTCATCGCAGCATATCCAGCGCCCGATCCAGCGCTTCAAAAAAGCGCTCCAAGTCGTCGGAATCGTTGTAGAGCGCCAGGGAAACCCGGATTGCTCCTGACAGATTCATCATCTTCAGCAACGGCATCGCGCAGTGATGGCCGGCACGCACGGCAATCCCTTGTTCGGTCAGCAGATGCGCGAGGTCGGCATTGTGCACGCCCTCGACCACGAAGCTGACCAGCGCCACCTGCGGCGTACCCAATACACATACACCCTTGCGCGCCTTCAAGCCGCGCAATAAATAGTCGTGCAGCGCCGCTTCATGCCTGACCACCGCCTGTTGATCCAGCGAGGCCAGGTAATCCAGCGTCGCCCCCAGGCCGATCACACCGGCAATCGGCGGCGTGCCGGCTTCAAAACCCAGCGGGGCAGGGCGGAAGCTGGCGCTGTTGTAATCGGCCTGTTGCACCATTTCACCGCCAAACTGCCAGTGGCGCAGGTGATGCAACGCTTCGTTACGGCCGTAGAGCACGCCGACCCCGTCCGGGCCGTACAGCTTGTGGCTGGAAAATACGTAGAAATCGCAGCCCAGGGCTTGTACGTCGTGGCGCCCATGCACGATGCCCTGGGCGCCGTCGACCACCGTCAGCGCGCCGTGCAGGCGGGCCAGCCCCAGCAAGGTGTCGAGGGGCTGCCAGGCCCCGAGTACGTTAGATAACTGGCTTACCGCCAACAGTCGCGTGCGCGGGCCGATCAGCCGGGTGGCGGCATCAAGGTCAAGCACGCCGTCATTGGTCAGCGGCAATACCACCAATGTCAGGGCGCGACGCTTGGCCAGTTGCTGCCAGGGCAGCAGGTTGGCGTGGTGCTCCAGGGCGCTGATGGCAATTTCATCGCCCGCATTGAATAAATGCTCCAGGCCGTAAGCCAGGAGGTTCAGCGCAGAGGTTGCGCCGTGGGTAAACACCACCTGCCCGCTGTCGCTCGCATTCAACCACTGCGCCGCCTTGCTGCGACTGTCTTCAAATGCCTGGGTCGCATGGGCCCCAGGCAAATGCTGGGCACGGTGCACATTGGCTGCGCCGTTGGCGTAGTAATGGCTGATCGCGTCCAACAGGGCTTGAGGTTTCTGCGTGGTGGCGGCGCTGTCCAGGTAGGTCTGGTCCTGCCGTTGCAGGGTGGCGATGGCTGGAAAGTCAGCGCGCCAGGGGGAGGGCACAAGCATGATGTTAAAAACTCGTATAAGCGAGCCGCAACCGAAGGTGCGACTCGCCAGGGGGCATCGAGTGGCTGCTTAGTTGTGAGCGTGCAGCGCTTCGTTCAGTTCGATGGCCGATTTGTGGGTTTTGCACTCCACGGCACCGGTCTCGGAGTTGCGGCGGAACAGCAGGTCCGGCTGGCCGGCCAGTTCACGCGCCTTGACCACTTTGACCAGTTGGTTCTTCTCGTCCAGCAGCGCAACCTTGGTCCCGGCGGTCACATACAGGCCGGACTCCACGGTGTTGCGGTCGCCCAGCGGGATACCGATACCGGCATTGGCGCCGATCAGGCAGCCTTCGCCGACCTTGATCACAATGTTGCCGCCACCCGACAGGGTGCCCATGGTGGAGCAGCCGCCGCCCAGGTCCGAACCCTTGCCGACGAACACGCCCGCCGATACACGGCCTTCGATCATGCCCGGGCCTTCGGTGCCGGCGTTGAAGTTGACGAAGCCTTCGTGCATGACGGTGGTGCCTTCGCCGACATAGGCGCCCAGGCGCAGGCGGGCTGCGTCAGCGATACGCACACCGCTCGGCACCACGTAGTCGGTCATTTTCGGGAATTTGTCCACCGAGAACACTTCCAGCAGCTCGCCCCGCAGGCGCGCTTCCAGCTGGCGTTCGGCCAGCTCATTGATATCGATGGCGCCCTGGCTGGTCCACGCCACGTTCGGCAGCTGCGGGAATACACCGGCCAGGCTCAGGCCATGGGGCTTGACCAGGCGATGGGACAGCAGGTGCAGCTTGAGGTAAGCCTCTGGCGTGGAGGTCAGTGCGGCGTCTTCGGCCAACAGTGTCGCGACCAGCGGGGTGTGGCTCTCGGCGAGTCGATTGAGCAGCGCAGCTTGGGTGGCATCGACGTTTTTGAGCGCGTCGGCCAGTTGCAGCGCCTGGCTGATGGTGAACGTTATCGCTTGATTACCTTCGGTGTAACCCAGGATCGGTGCGATGGCCGCGACGATTTCTGCCGACGGGTTGAGCAGGGGCTGTGCGTAAAACACTTCCAGCCAAGCACCTTGGCGGTTCTGAGTGCCGACGCCGAAGCCCAGGCTGAACAGGGAATGGGACATGCTGTTACCTCTACAAAAATGGAAGGGCTGACCTACGTGAGGGCCGCCGAATAACTATCTGGCTTGAAGCCAATCAGGGTTCTGTCACCGAGATCGAGCACCGGGCGCTTGATCATCGAGGGTTGTGCGAGCATCAATTCAATGGCTTTCGACTGATCGAGATCGGCTTTGCGTTCGTCTTCGAGTTTGCGAAAAGTCGTGCCCGCACGGTTCAACACCACCTGCCAACCGTGCTCGTTGCACCATTGGGTCAAGT
This genomic stretch from Pseudomonas orientalis harbors:
- a CDS encoding aminotransferase class V-fold PLP-dependent enzyme; the encoded protein is MLVPSPWRADFPAIATLQRQDQTYLDSAATTQKPQALLDAISHYYANGAANVHRAQHLPGAHATQAFEDSRSKAAQWLNASDSGQVVFTHGATSALNLLAYGLEHLFNAGDEIAISALEHHANLLPWQQLAKRRALTLVVLPLTNDGVLDLDAATRLIGPRTRLLAVSQLSNVLGAWQPLDTLLGLARLHGALTVVDGAQGIVHGRHDVQALGCDFYVFSSHKLYGPDGVGVLYGRNEALHHLRHWQFGGEMVQQADYNSASFRPAPLGFEAGTPPIAGVIGLGATLDYLASLDQQAVVRHEAALHDYLLRGLKARKGVCVLGTPQVALVSFVVEGVHNADLAHLLTEQGIAVRAGHHCAMPLLKMMNLSGAIRVSLALYNDSDDLERFFEALDRALDMLR
- the tcdA gene encoding tRNA cyclic N6-threonylcarbamoyladenosine(37) synthase TcdA: MSTEDPRFAGVARLYGIEGLERLKAAHVAIVGVGGVGSWAAEAMARCGVGEISLFDLDDVCVSNSNRQLHALDSTVGKPKVEVMADRLRGINPACTVHAVADFVTRDTMAEYITPNIDCVIDCIDAVNAKAALIAWCKRRKIQIITTGGAGGQIDPTLIQVCDLNRTFNDPLASKVRSTLRRDYGFSRTVTRHYSVPCVFSTEQLRYPKPDGSICLQKSFVGDGVKLDCAGGFGAVMMVTATFGMVAATKAVDKIVAGVRRPSERVKPT
- a CDS encoding glycosyltransferase; this translates as MASRKFGLNLVIVLAIAALFTGFWALINRPVTAPNWPEQISGFSYSPFQQGQYPQKDQYPTDEQMRRDLEIMSKLTDNIRTYSVDGTLGDIPKLAEEFGLRVTLGIWISPDLERNEREIQRAIEIANSSRSVVRVVVGNEALFREEITPEALIVLLDRVRAAVKVPVTTSEQWHIWEKNPQLAKHVDLIAAHILPFWEFIPMDKAGQYVLDRARDLKKLFPKKPLLLSEVGWPSNGRMRGGNETSPADQAVYLRTLVNKLNRQGFNYFVIEAFDQPWKVSDEGSAGAYWGVFNAARQQKFNFEGPVVAIPQWRVLAIGSVVLALLSLTLLMIDGSALRQRGRTFLTFIAFLCGSVLVWIGYDYSQQYSTWFSVTVGILLALGALGVFIVLLTEAHELAEAVWTHKRRREFLPVEGESDYRPKVSIHVPCYNEPPEMVKQTLDALAALDYPDYEVLIIDNNTKDPAVWEPVRDYCATLGPRFKFFHVAPLAGFKGGALNYLIPHTAKDAEVIAVIDSDYCVSPNWLKHMVPHFADPKIAVVQSPQDYRDQNESTFKKLCYAEYKGFFHIGMVTRNDRDAIIQHGTMTMTRRSVLEELGWADWCICEDAELGLRVFEKGLSAAYYHDSYGKGLMPDTFIDFKKQRFRWAYGAIQIIKRHTASLLRGKGTELTRGQRYHFLAGWLPWVADGMNIFFTVGALLWSAAMIIVPTRVDPPLLIFAIPPLALFVFKVGKIIFLYRRAVGVNLKDAFCAALAGLALSHTIAKAVLYGFFTTSIPFFRTPKNADNHGFWVAISEAREEMFIMLLLWGAALGIYLVQGLPSNDMRFWVVMLLVQSLPYVAALIMAFLSSLPKPAPKAEPVTAV
- the dapD gene encoding 2,3,4,5-tetrahydropyridine-2,6-dicarboxylate N-succinyltransferase encodes the protein MSHSLFSLGFGVGTQNRQGAWLEVFYAQPLLNPSAEIVAAIAPILGYTEGNQAITFTISQALQLADALKNVDATQAALLNRLAESHTPLVATLLAEDAALTSTPEAYLKLHLLSHRLVKPHGLSLAGVFPQLPNVAWTSQGAIDINELAERQLEARLRGELLEVFSVDKFPKMTDYVVPSGVRIADAARLRLGAYVGEGTTVMHEGFVNFNAGTEGPGMIEGRVSAGVFVGKGSDLGGGCSTMGTLSGGGNIVIKVGEGCLIGANAGIGIPLGDRNTVESGLYVTAGTKVALLDEKNQLVKVVKARELAGQPDLLFRRNSETGAVECKTHKSAIELNEALHAHN
- a CDS encoding arsenate reductase; its protein translation is MKKARTWLDEHGVSYEFHDYKTAGIDREHLTQWCNEHGWQVVLNRAGTTFRKLEDERKADLDQSKAIELMLAQPSMIKRPVLDLGDRTLIGFKPDSYSAALT
- a CDS encoding SufE family protein, whose protein sequence is MSLPLDAQAALEAFQAVGSWEQRARMLMQWGERLPVLADDEKVDANLVNGCESLVWLTGRLQHGHWQFAASSDARMIRGLVALLLARVNGLSAAELRAVDLPEWFNQLGLSRQLSPSRSNGLNAVLQRMRELSRTQH